One region of Streptomyces leeuwenhoekii genomic DNA includes:
- a CDS encoding pyridoxal phosphate-dependent aminotransferase: MSRLLSLRSATAGDLPWIHGLRHRVYAEELGQHAPNAEGRLVDGLDGDNVYLVAARRADRLGFVSVTPPWVGRYGLDKYLTRAELPLLDEGDVFEVRLLTVEPEARSGAVGALLMYAALRWIASRGGRRVVAMGRADLLGMYRAAGLRPVGRTVRSGAVDFEVLTGEVAELSRGAAERHAATVARLADTVDWRLDAPFAPRPDGCEHGGASFTAIGADFRTLERRHEVVGADVLDAWFPPAPGARAVLAEDAGWVARTSPPTGAEGLLAELAAVRGLPPQTLAVGAGSSDLIFRAFGRWLTPASRVLLMDPGYGEYAHVTERVIGCRVDRFRLRPEEGWRIDPARLSAVVANGSYDLVVVVNPNNPTGRHAPAAELRAVIAAAPARTRWWIDEAYLGYVDPAESLAPFAARDPRVVVCTSMSKTYALSGVRAAYLVAEPGTAAELRRWTPPWAVGLPAQLAAVAALRDPAYYAGVLRRTHELRRRLAADLAAVDPSVMVGESVANFLTLTLPPGGPSAAALTAECRRHGVYLRDLSPLSPSYEGRTVRVAVRDTAENARIVHAYRAALGELRADSFALSGAGAAR, translated from the coding sequence ATGAGCCGTCTCCTCAGCCTGCGTTCCGCCACCGCCGGCGACCTGCCCTGGATTCATGGACTGCGCCACCGCGTCTACGCGGAGGAGTTGGGCCAGCACGCGCCCAACGCCGAGGGGCGGCTGGTCGACGGGCTGGACGGTGACAACGTCTATCTGGTCGCGGCGCGCCGTGCGGACCGTCTCGGGTTCGTGAGCGTGACGCCTCCGTGGGTGGGCCGTTACGGGTTGGACAAGTACCTGACCCGGGCGGAGCTTCCGCTCCTCGACGAGGGCGACGTGTTCGAGGTGCGGCTGCTCACCGTCGAGCCCGAGGCGCGGAGCGGCGCGGTGGGCGCGCTGTTGATGTACGCGGCGCTGCGCTGGATCGCGTCCCGGGGAGGGCGGCGGGTGGTGGCGATGGGCCGCGCCGACCTGCTCGGCATGTACCGGGCGGCGGGTCTGCGTCCCGTCGGCCGTACCGTCCGCAGCGGAGCGGTCGACTTCGAGGTGCTCACCGGGGAGGTGGCGGAGCTGTCGCGGGGTGCGGCGGAGCGGCATGCGGCGACCGTGGCCCGGCTGGCGGACACCGTGGACTGGCGGCTGGACGCGCCGTTCGCGCCCCGGCCGGACGGCTGCGAGCACGGTGGGGCCTCGTTCACCGCGATCGGCGCGGACTTCCGCACGCTCGAACGGCGTCACGAGGTGGTCGGGGCCGACGTGCTCGACGCCTGGTTCCCGCCGGCCCCCGGGGCGCGGGCGGTGCTCGCCGAGGACGCCGGGTGGGTCGCCCGCACCTCTCCACCGACCGGTGCGGAGGGCTTGCTCGCGGAGCTCGCCGCGGTGCGCGGCCTGCCCCCGCAGACGCTCGCGGTCGGCGCCGGCTCCTCCGACCTGATCTTCCGAGCCTTCGGCCGGTGGCTGACTCCGGCGAGCCGGGTCCTGCTGATGGACCCCGGGTACGGCGAGTACGCCCATGTCACGGAGCGGGTCATCGGCTGCCGCGTCGACCGGTTCCGGTTGCGGCCCGAGGAGGGCTGGCGCATCGATCCGGCCCGGTTGTCGGCGGTCGTCGCCAACGGGTCGTACGACCTCGTGGTCGTCGTCAACCCGAACAACCCCACCGGCCGCCACGCACCGGCCGCCGAGCTGCGCGCGGTGATCGCCGCCGCCCCGGCCCGGACCCGCTGGTGGATCGACGAGGCGTACCTCGGCTACGTCGATCCCGCCGAGTCGCTCGCCCCGTTCGCCGCGCGGGACCCGCGCGTGGTGGTCTGCACCTCGATGTCGAAGACGTACGCCCTCTCCGGCGTGCGGGCCGCGTACCTCGTGGCCGAACCGGGTACGGCGGCGGAGCTGCGCCGGTGGACGCCGCCGTGGGCGGTCGGGCTGCCGGCCCAGCTCGCGGCGGTGGCGGCACTGCGCGACCCGGCGTACTACGCCGGTGTGCTGCGGCGCACGCACGAGCTGCGCCGCCGCCTCGCCGCCGACCTGGCCGCGGTGGACCCTTCGGTCATGGTCGGGGAGTCGGTGGCCAACTTCCTGACGCTGACGCTGCCGCCGGGCGGGCCGAGCGCCGCGGCTCTGACCGCGGAGTGCCGGCGCCACGGTGTGTACCTGCGGGACCTGTCGCCGCTGTCGCCGTCGTACGAGGGCCGGACCGTGCGCGTCGCGGTCCGCGACACCGCCGAGAACGCGCGCATCGTGCACGCCTACCGGGCCGCCCTCGGTGAACTGCGCGCGGACTCCTTCGCTCTGTCGGGTGCCGGGGCGGCACGGTGA
- a CDS encoding phosphatidate cytidylyltransferase — MSSVAALAPWLGGALLVSGAAVGVSRRRELLVRWCAWAVGVPVVTAAFWWGRPGIALLAVVVAVVAVLEFGALTRLPRADRAVLAAAVTGLIVAAAWAPEQVWRVGAVGVLALAAVPLAAGDAEDGLRRLGTGLLGLVWLGVLAALAPLGALGLALFAAVSVADVVAYFAGPRLGGPRLSPLSPAKRWSGTLCGAAAGLAVLALLSAWSWPAAVAVAVGGPAGDLVESLVKRGAGAKDSGRWLAGAGGLLDRIDSLVGALVVVVVLG; from the coding sequence GTGAGCTCGGTGGCCGCGCTGGCACCGTGGCTGGGCGGCGCGCTGCTGGTGAGCGGGGCGGCGGTGGGGGTGTCGCGGCGGCGGGAGCTGCTGGTCCGGTGGTGCGCGTGGGCGGTGGGCGTGCCGGTGGTGACCGCCGCGTTCTGGTGGGGGCGGCCCGGGATCGCCCTGCTCGCCGTGGTCGTCGCGGTGGTCGCGGTGCTGGAGTTCGGCGCGCTGACCCGGCTGCCCCGTGCCGACCGGGCGGTGCTCGCCGCGGCCGTGACGGGGTTGATCGTCGCCGCCGCGTGGGCGCCGGAGCAGGTCTGGCGGGTGGGTGCCGTCGGGGTCCTCGCCCTGGCCGCCGTACCGCTGGCGGCCGGTGACGCCGAAGACGGCCTGCGACGGCTCGGCACCGGTCTGCTCGGCCTGGTCTGGCTGGGCGTGCTGGCCGCGTTGGCGCCGCTGGGCGCGCTCGGCCTGGCGCTGTTCGCCGCGGTGTCGGTCGCGGACGTGGTGGCGTACTTCGCCGGCCCGCGACTGGGCGGGCCCCGGTTGTCGCCGCTCTCCCCGGCCAAGCGGTGGAGCGGGACGCTGTGCGGCGCGGCGGCGGGCCTCGCCGTACTCGCGCTGCTCTCGGCGTGGAGCTGGCCCGCGGCGGTCGCGGTGGCCGTGGGCGGGCCGGCGGGCGACTTGGTCGAGTCCCTCGTCAAGCGCGGCGCCGGGGCCAAGGACTCGGGCCGGTGGCTGGCGGGAGCCGGAGGGCTGCTGGACCGGATCGACTCGCTCGTGGGGGCGTTGGTCGTGGTCGTCGTGCTGGGGTGA